A DNA window from Arachis hypogaea cultivar Tifrunner chromosome 18, arahy.Tifrunner.gnm2.J5K5, whole genome shotgun sequence contains the following coding sequences:
- the LOC112770090 gene encoding uncharacterized protein, producing MPSDSPDEEPGLYQRHTAIGREADGVIPFSRRIGSKSPALFQSDEKGDNFKWTPACEKAFNHFKEILASPPVLGKPVAGEPLYLYLAVTEEVLAAVLVREEGKAQQPIYFVSRVLQGAELRYSKLEKLVLALLTSSRRLRQYFQSHRVIVRMDQAIRQVLQKPDLAGRMMTWAIELSQYDLHYEPRHAIKAQAMVDFLVEVTGDPPEETGTRWRLHVDEASNQTFWGTGVILESPAGVVYKQSTKFDFPVSNNQAEYEALLGGLTLAREVGATRLEVCSDSQVVTSQVNGSYQARDPLLQRYLEKVRELTRQFQEVTVQHIPRERNTRADLLSKLASTKPGAGNRSLIQGMVKEPAVALHLTESSPSWLDPITNFLEHGKLPDDEKTTKTLRREAAKYAIIQGQLFRKGLSQLLLKCLHPDQTNYVLREVHEGCCGHHIGGKALARKLIRAGYYWPSMMKDSREFVRKCVKCQENAKFHKAPASELSLLTSTRPFTQ from the coding sequence ATGCCAAGCGATTCTCCAGATGAAGAGCCTGGGTTGTATCAAAGACATACAGCGATTGGTAGGGAGGCTGACGGCGTTATCCCGTTTTCTCGGCGCATCGGCAGTAAAAGCCCTGCTCTTTTTCAATCTGATGAAAAAGGGGATAATTTCAAATGGACTCCTGCGTGTGAGAAAGCGTTCAACCACTTCAAAGAGATCCTGGCATCACCTCCGGTGCTCGGGAAACCAGTGGCCGGAGAACCACTCTACCTCTACCTGGCCGTAACGGAGGAAGTGCTTGCAGCAGTGCTGGTACGGGAGGAAGGAAAGGCTCAGCAACCAATTTACTTTGTAAGTAGGGTGTTACAAGGTGCAGAGCTAAGGTATAGCAAATTGGAAAAACTGGTGCTGGCACTCCTAACCTCCTCCCGAAGGCTGAGGCAATACTTCCAGAGCCATCGAGTTATTGTAAGAATGGACCAAGCAATTCGCCAAGTACTCCAAAAGCCTGATTTGGCGGGAAGGATGATGACTTGGGCCATCGAGCTCTCCCAATACGATTTGCACTACGAGCCCCGACATGCAATCAAGGCCCAGGCAATGGTAGATTTCCTAGTGGAGGTAACAGGCGATCCCCCAGAggaaacgggcacacggtggaggctccacGTGGACGAGGCCTCCAACCAGACGTTCTGGGGCACCGGGGTCATCTTAGAGAGCCCGGCCGGGGTCGTATACAAGCAATCGACCAAGTTTGACTTCCCCGTATcgaacaaccaagcggaatatgaagcccTCTTGGGAGGACTGACCCTAGCCCGGGAAGTCGGGGCGACAAGGCTGGAAGTGTGCAGCGACTCACAGGTCGTCACCTCGCAAGTGAATGGAAGCTATCAAGCAAGAGACCCGTTGCTGCAAAGGTATTTGGAAAAGGTTAGAGAATTGACCAGGCAATTCCAGGAAGTCACGGTCCAACACATTCCAAGGGAGAGGAACACACGGGCGGACCTCCTATCTAAACTAGCAAGCACAAAACCGGGAGCGGGCAACCGGTCCCTCATCCAGGGCATGGTAAAGGAGCCAGCGGTTGCCCTCCATTTGACAGAATCAAGCCCCTCCTGGTTAGACCCCATCACAAACTTCCTGGAACATGGAAAACTGCCCGATGATGAGAAGACAACCAAAACGTTGAGAAGGGAAGCAGCCAAATATGCAATCATACAAGGACAACTATTCAGAAAGGGACTCAGCCAACTCCTATTGAAGTGCTTGCACCCCGACCAGACGAACTACGTACTTAGAGAAGTCCACGAGGGATGCTGTGGCCACCACATCGGGGGAAAAGCCCTAGCgaggaagctcatccgagctggGTATTACTGGCCATCAATGATGAAAGACTCCAGGGAATTTGTCAGAAAATGTGTCAAGTGTCAAGAAAACGCCAAATTTCACAAAGCGCCGGCTTCCGAGCTGAGCCTACTGACGTCTACCCGACCTTTCACTCAATAG